Proteins found in one Neodiprion lecontei isolate iyNeoLeco1 chromosome 6, iyNeoLeco1.1, whole genome shotgun sequence genomic segment:
- the LOC107219484 gene encoding myrosinase 1, whose amino-acid sequence MTSTLCWSLLLYSLLISRIFCHDDDYLTFPEGFRIGAAGASYQIEGGWNASDKGDSVWDNFTHREPWRIVDNSNGDIACDSYHKYKEDVKWLKEIGLDHYRFSLSWSRILPTGYADKVSENGIRYYKNLIDELLRNNIEPLVTLYHWDHPQVIEEQGGWMNDMIVKWFGDYARVVFRELGPKVKIFATINEPNSFCTEGYEDGCKAPGKQLAPTGGYMCGHNVLKAHARAYHIYDREFRKSQNGKIGIVIPCGGQIAKNPGDNASVETSFQFGCGWMAHPIFSKTGDYPEVMKRNIDRNSKNEGYPRSRLPKFSPNWIKYIRGTSDYFGLNHYTTFEVSRRTKKPDDVWGLDSGLEKSVDPSWPRTASAWLRVTPFGFGDILRQIKDEYQNPPVYILENGVSDSGTLNDHQRIGYFYSYLKELITAVKRDGCNVPLYTMWSLLDNFEWNRGYTERFGILHVDFNSSNRTRTPKLSVDWWKNVLRTRKLQPVTEYW is encoded by the exons ATGACGTCTACACTCTGCTGGAGTCTTTTGTTGTACTCCTTGCTGATCTCACG CATTTTCTGTCACGACGATGATTATCTTACCTTTCCTGAGGGATTTCGTATTGGAGCTGCAGGAGCGTCGTATCAAATTGAAGGTGGCTGGAATGCAAGTG ATAAAGGTGACAGTGTGTGGGATAATTTCACGCACAGAGAACCATGGCGTATTGTAGATAATAGTAACGGTGACATTGCTTGTGACTCGTACCACAAATACAAGGAAGATGTTAAATGGCTCAAGGAGATTGGA CTCGATCACTATCGATTTTCGCTCAGCTGGTCTCGCATCTTGCCAACTGGCTACGCTGACAAAGTCAGCGAGAATGGAATTCGTTACTACAAAAATCTGATCGACGAACTACTCCGCAACAACATTGAACCCTTAGTCACTCTCTATCATTGGGATCACCCACAGGTGATCGAGGAACAAGGTGGTTGGATGAACGACATGATAGTCAAGTGGTTTGGCGACTATGCAAGGGTGGTATTCCGGGAGCTTGGACcgaaggtgaaaatatttgcaacgatAAACGAGCCAAATTCATTTTGCACGGAGGGTTATGAGGATGGGTGTAAGGCTCCAG GAAAACAACTCGCTCCGACGGGGGGTTACATGTGCGGCCATAACGTGTTAAAGGCCCACGCCAGAGCGTATCACATTTACGACAGAGAATTCCGGAAATCCCAAAATGGAAAGATCGGCATCGTGATACCTTGCGGAGGTCAAATAGCCAAGAATCCGGGAGACAACGCGTCTGTCGAAACATCATTTCAATTCGGCTGCGGATGGATGGCTcacccaattttttcaaaaaccgGAGACTACCCTGAAGTTATGAAGCGTAACATCGATCGTAACAGCAAAAACGAAGGTTACCCTAGGTCAAGGTTACCGAAATTTTCGCCGAACTGGATCAAATACATCAG AGGAACTTCCGACTACTTTGGATTGAATCATTACACCACCTTCGAGGTATCACGTAGAACAAAAAAACCAGACGACGTATGGGGTCTTGACTCTGGTCTGGAGAAAAGTGTGGATCCAAGCTGGCCTCGGACAGCTTCTGCCTGGCTAAGG GTAACTCCGTTCGGCTTCGGAGATATTCTCAGACAGATTAAAGACGAGTACCAAAACCCACCTGTTTATATTCTCGAGAACGGTGTTTCGGACTCGGGAACACTGAACGACCATCAGAGGATCGGTTACTTCTACTCGTACCTGAAGGAACTCATTACAGCGGTAAAACGGGATGGGTGTAACGTGCCACTTTATACCATGTGGAGCCTTCTCGATAACTTCGAGTGGAATAGAGGATATAC AGAGCGTTTTGGCATCTTACATGTGGATTTCAATAGTTCAAACAGAACTCGAACACCCAAGCTGTCAGTGGATTggtggaaaaatgttttaagAACTCGAAAGCTGCAGCCTGTGACTGAGTACTGGTAG
- the LOC107219637 gene encoding myrosinase 1 produces MVGTEKTTFPTGFKFGVGTASYQIEGGWNEEGKGENIWDRMTHSKPDTVEKRHNGDVACDSYHKYKDDIKMLEDLGVDFYRFSFSWSRILPTGFANKINPDGIRYYNNLIDGLIARGIEPMGTMFHWDLPQPLQELGGWQNEALVDYFTDYAKVLFENFGDRVKTWFTFNEPWVIAALSHGGVGLAPATHSPGVGVYLVGQTILKSHARAYHLYQESFKSKQEGRLSMVIHWFGYVPKTDSPEDVAVAEKAKQFKFGWFAHPIFSAEGDYPKVMKDAIAKKSAEQGFPRSRLPVLGKYWVDLIRGTADFIAVNTYTSLLAVPNPDTTEPSWVNDCGVKLTNDGLGWPESVCFWHKENAVEFGNMFRWLRNEYGDREIIVTENGWPEDGSSKHEDWERIRYTHRYLEELLTAIHRDKINITGYTHWSLMDNFEWLQGYTMRFGLYYVDFEDPSRPRTIKKSGEYYRELISKRRLPEKFNEELFASDKKFAKRINLCVSTHGKETFFLS; encoded by the exons ATGGTTGGCACGGAAAAAACAACGTTTCCTACGGGGTTCAAATTTGGCGTTGGAACAGCTTCGTATCAAATAGAAGGTGGCTGGAATGAAGAAG GCAAAGGCGAAAATATCTGGGACCGCATGACCCACTCCAAACCCGATACTGTCGAGAAGCGACACAATGGAGACGTCGCTTGTGACTCGTATCACAAATACAAGGATGACATAAAAATGCTGGAAGATCTTGGG GTTGATTTTTACCGATTCTCGTTCTCCTGGTCGCGGATCTTGCCAACGGGATTCGCAAACAAGATTAACCCAGACGGAATTCGGTATTATAACAATTTGATAGACGGACTGATTGCTCGAGGAATCGAACCAATGGGAACCATGTTCCACTGGGACCTGCCACAGCCCCTGCAGGAACTCGGAGGCTGGCAAAATGAAGCACTGGTCGACTATTTCACGGATTACGCGAAAGTCTTGTTCGAGAATTTCGGGGACAGG GTGAAAACTTGGTTCACCTTTAACGAGCCCTGGGTAATCGCAGCACTGAGTCATGGCGGAGTTGGCTTAGCACCAGCGACACACTCGCCTGGCGTTGGAGTTTATCTCGTCGGCCAAACAATCCTCAAGTCTCACGCGAGAGCTTACCATTTGTACCAGGAAAGCTTCAAGAGTAAGCAGGAAG GTCGCCTATCGATGGTCATTCACTGGTTTGGTTACGTGCCGAAAACCGATTCCCCCGAAGACGTTGCGGTTGCCGAAAAGGCAAAGCAGTTCAAATTCGGGTGGTTCGCTCATCCGATTTTCAGCGCAGAAGGTGACTACCCCAAAGTGATGAAGGACGCCATAGCGAAGAAAAGTGCGGAGCAGGGTTTCCCAAGGTCTCGACTTCcggtacttggaaaatattggGTCGACTTGATCAGAGGCACCGCTGACTTCATTGCCGTCAACACGTACACTTCGCTGCTCGCCGTTCCCAATCCAGATACCACAGAACCAAGCTGGGTTAACGACTGTGGCGTAAAATTAACGAATGATGGCTTGGGTTGGCCGGAATCCGTGTGCTTCTGGCACAAG GAGAACGCAGTAGAGTTTGGCAACATGTTCCGATGGCTAAGAAACGAGTACGGTGATCGAGAGATAATCGTTACGGAAAATGGTTGGCCAGAGGATGGTTCATCAAAACATGAAGACTGGGAACGTATTCGTTACACGCATCGTTATCTGGAAGAGCTGCTCACAGCTATTCATCGCGACAAGATAAACATCACTGGCTACACCCATTGGAGCCTCATGGACAATTTTGAATGGCTCCAGGGATACAC GATGCGGTTCGGATTGTATTACGTCGACTTCGAAGACCCTTCCAGACCACGcacgataaaaaaatctgGAGAGTATTACCGTGAGCTGATTTCGAAACGACGACTGCCCGAAAAATTCAACGAGGAGCTTTTTGCCAGCGATAAGAAATTCGCCAAGCGAATAAATCTATGCGTCTCGACACACGGAAAAGAAACTTTCTTCTTATCGTAA
- the LOC107219525 gene encoding myrosinase 1 encodes MEHYISIMKHTWKIVICCIIFTGLKECQAANLSFPGNFTIGVATSSYQIEGAWNVSDKAESIWDWYTHSYPENIADESNGDIACDSYHKYEEDIQWLKELGVDFYRFSVSWARILPNGFANEVSEDGLQYYKNLTQALIDNGIEPVVTIYHWEHPKILEDLGGWTNELMVTWYADYARVIFEELGPLVKTFVTINEPESYCAVGYNTTYFAPGKELENMGHYICMHNSLKAHATVYHMYDDEYRSTQNGQIGIVAQCYGWVAGDNVTDDSIERYFQFNCGWVMHPIFVGDYPEIMKTRIANISALQGYPFSRLPEFSDDWIEYINGTADFFGLNHYTSRMPVFDSNEDLGIYTIDSGIIASINESWSLGSAAWLHVVPAGFGNLLRMIRDQYNNPPVWVLENGYPDTGESDDYSRISYYYEYITELLTAFQDDGCNVVRYTIWSLLDEFEWTAGYTQLFGIVGVDFDSSDRTRSAKLSTAWWQEVISTRTLQSVPTANSTR; translated from the exons ATGGAACATTACATTTCAATAATGAAACATACGTGGAAAATTGTGATTTGCTGTATAATCTTCACAGG GTTAAAAGAATGCCAAGCCGCTAATCTCAGTTTTCCTGGGAATTTCACAATTGGTGTTGCCACCTCATCCTACCAAATAGAAGGAGCCTGGAACGTAAGTG ATAAGGCAGAAAGTATTTGGGATTGGTACACACACAGCTATCCGGAAAACATCGCAGATGAAAGTAATGGAGATATAGCCTGCGATTCCTACCATAAATATGAAGAAGACATACAGTGGCTGAAAGAGCTGGGA GTGGATTTTTACCGGTTTTCGGTAAGCTGGGCACGCATACTTCCAAACGGTTTTGCAAACGAAGTCAGTGAGGATGGGCTgcaatattacaaaaatttaaccCAAGCTCTGATCGATAACGGTATCGAACCAGTCGTAACTATATATCACTGGGAGCATCCAAAGATTCTTGAAGATTTGGGAGGATGGACCAACGAGTTGATGGTGACGTGGTACGCTGACTATGCCAGAGTCATTTTTGAAGAACTGGGGCCCCTGGTTAAAACCTTCGTCACAATCAACGAGCCTGAATCCTACTGTGCAGTTGGATACAACACCACTTATTTTGCTCCAG GTAAAGAGTTGGAAAACATGGGGCACTATATATGCATGCACAATTCCTTAAAAGCTCACGCGACAGTATATCATATGTACGACGATGAATATAGATCAACACAAAATGGTCAAATAGGCATCGTGGCACAATGTTATGGATGGGTGGCAGGGGACAACGTGACTGACGATTCCATTGagagatattttcaatttaattgtgGTTGGGTAATGCATCCAATATTTGTTGGGGACTACCCAGAAATAATGAAGACTAGGATAGCCAACATAAGCGCTCTCCAAGGTTATCCATTCTCACGATTGCCAGAATTTTCAGATGATTGGATAGAGTACATTAA TGGAACCGCAGATTTCTTTGGCCTGAATCATTACACGTCTCGCATGCCTGTGTTCGATTCGAACGAGGATCTTGGTATATATACAATAGATAGTGGTATAATTGCTTCTATTAATGAAAGTTGGTCACTTGGGAGTGCTGCGTGGTTACAC GTTGTACCAGCCGGATTCGGTAACCTATTACGCATGATTCGAGACCAATACAATAATCCTCCAGTATGGGTCCTGGAAAACGGATATCCTGACACTGGGGAATCAGATGATTACAGCAGGATCAGTTATTACTACGAATACATCACCGAGTTACTCACAGCCTTTCAGGATGACGGCTGCAACGTTGTGAGATACACAATTTGGTCACTTCTGGACGAGTTCGAATGGACAGCTGGTTACAC ACAATTATTTGGCATCGTCGGAGTGGACTTTGACAGTTCGGACAGAACAAGGTCGGCAAAGCTTTCCACGGCATGGTGGCAAGAAGTCATCAGTACTCGGACACTTCAAAGTGTTCCAACTGCCAACAGTACCCGTTAG
- the LOC107219675 gene encoding myrosinase 1 isoform X2: MKYLWISVICCVILTECQAANLTFPSNFSIGAATASYQIEGAWNTSDKGENVWDWFTHNYPDSIADGSNGDVACDSYNQYEVDVALLKNMGVDFYRFSISWSRVLPNGFANEVSEDGIQYYKNLSQLLIANDIEPVVTLYHWDHPEILEELGGWTNELMVTWYADYARIIFEELGPYVKRFITINEPTSYCLNGYNATRFAPAKILENMGHYICIHNTLKAHATAYHIYDDEFRATQNGEVGLVAYCRGWVSGDNVTDETIEQYFLFNCGWVVHPIFAGDYPEIMKTRIANISALEGYPFSRLPEFSDDWVEYINGTADFFGLNYYTSRLPVFDSDEDLGIYTIDSGVIENVNSSWSVGASDWLYVVPEGLGNLLQMIRDTYSNPPVWIMENGYSDEGESDDYDRISYYYDHLSVVLSAINDDGCNIEGYTIWSLLDNFEWADGYTKLFGVHQVDFDSSNRTRSTKLSATWWQDVLSTRELQAVPTANSTRR, from the exons atgaaatatttgtgGATAAGTGTCATATGCTGTGTAATTCTTACGGA ATGTCAGGCGGCAAATCTCACTTTTCCcagcaatttttcaatcggCGCTGCAACAGCATCCTATCAAATAGAAGGAGCATGGAATACCAGCG ATAAGGGAGAAAATGTTTGGGATTGGTTCACCCACAATTACCCCGATAGTATAGCAGACGGAAGTAATGGAGACGTGGCTTGCGACTCTTATAATCAGTACGAAGTAGACGTGGCGCTGTTAAAGAATATGGGC GTCGACTTCTATCGGTTTTCAATCAGCTGGTCACGCGTACTGCCAAATGGTTTCGCAAACGAAGTCAGCGAGGATGGGATTCAGTACTACAAAAATCTCAGCCAATTGCTAATCGCTAACGATATCGAGCCAGTCGTAACACTATATCACTGGGACCATCCGGAGATTCTTGAGGAGTTGGGCGGATGGACCAACGAGTTGATGGTGACGTGGTACGCCGACTACGctcgaataattttcgaagAATTGGGGCCCTACGTTAAGCGATTCATTACAATCAACGAGCCCACGTCCTACTGCCTAAATGGATATAACGCAACTCGCTTTGCTCCAG caaaaattttggaaaatatggGGCACTACATTTGCATACACAACACCTTGAAAGCCCACGCTACAGCTTATCACATATACGACGACGAATTCCGAGCAACCCAAAACGGTGAAGTAGGTTTAGTCGCATACTGCAGAGGATGGGTCTCGGGTGACAACGTAACCGACGAAACCATAGAGCAGTATTTCCTATTCAATTGTGGTTGGGTAGTGCATCCGATTTTCGCTGGGGACTATCCGGAAATCATGAAAACTAGAATAGCCAACATCAGTGCGCTCGAAGGTTATCCATTCTCGCGTCTTCCGGAATTTTCGGACGATTGGGTAGAGTACATCAA TGGGACGGCAGATTTCTTCGGTCTTAATTACTACACCTCTCGGTTACCTGTATTCGATTCAGATGAGGACCTTGGTATATACACCATAGACAGTGGTGTAATCGAAAATGTTAACAGCAGTTGGTCAGTTGGAGCTTCGGATTGGTTATAT GTAGTACCAGAGGGATTGGGCAATCTGCTACAAATGATTAGGGATACGTACAGCAACCCGCCGGTATGGATTATGGAAAATGGATATTCCGACGAAGGTGAATCTGACGATTACGATCGAATCAGCTACTATTATGATCACCTCAGCGTAGTACTCTCAGCCATCAACGACGATGGCTGCAACATTGAAGGTTACACGATTTGGTCACTCCTCGACAATTTTGAATGGGCTGATGGTTACAC AAAACTGTTCGGTGTTCACCAAGTGGACTTTGACAGTTCCAACAGAACAAGATCGACCAAgctctccgctacctggtggcAAGACGTACTTAGCACGCGAGAACTTCAGGCGGTTCCAACCGCGAATAGTACTCGCCGTTAG
- the LOC107219675 gene encoding myrosinase 1 isoform X1, with amino-acid sequence MKYLWISVICCVILTEISRCQAANLTFPSNFSIGAATASYQIEGAWNTSDKGENVWDWFTHNYPDSIADGSNGDVACDSYNQYEVDVALLKNMGVDFYRFSISWSRVLPNGFANEVSEDGIQYYKNLSQLLIANDIEPVVTLYHWDHPEILEELGGWTNELMVTWYADYARIIFEELGPYVKRFITINEPTSYCLNGYNATRFAPAKILENMGHYICIHNTLKAHATAYHIYDDEFRATQNGEVGLVAYCRGWVSGDNVTDETIEQYFLFNCGWVVHPIFAGDYPEIMKTRIANISALEGYPFSRLPEFSDDWVEYINGTADFFGLNYYTSRLPVFDSDEDLGIYTIDSGVIENVNSSWSVGASDWLYVVPEGLGNLLQMIRDTYSNPPVWIMENGYSDEGESDDYDRISYYYDHLSVVLSAINDDGCNIEGYTIWSLLDNFEWADGYTKLFGVHQVDFDSSNRTRSTKLSATWWQDVLSTRELQAVPTANSTRR; translated from the exons atgaaatatttgtgGATAAGTGTCATATGCTGTGTAATTCTTACGGA AATTTCCAGATGTCAGGCGGCAAATCTCACTTTTCCcagcaatttttcaatcggCGCTGCAACAGCATCCTATCAAATAGAAGGAGCATGGAATACCAGCG ATAAGGGAGAAAATGTTTGGGATTGGTTCACCCACAATTACCCCGATAGTATAGCAGACGGAAGTAATGGAGACGTGGCTTGCGACTCTTATAATCAGTACGAAGTAGACGTGGCGCTGTTAAAGAATATGGGC GTCGACTTCTATCGGTTTTCAATCAGCTGGTCACGCGTACTGCCAAATGGTTTCGCAAACGAAGTCAGCGAGGATGGGATTCAGTACTACAAAAATCTCAGCCAATTGCTAATCGCTAACGATATCGAGCCAGTCGTAACACTATATCACTGGGACCATCCGGAGATTCTTGAGGAGTTGGGCGGATGGACCAACGAGTTGATGGTGACGTGGTACGCCGACTACGctcgaataattttcgaagAATTGGGGCCCTACGTTAAGCGATTCATTACAATCAACGAGCCCACGTCCTACTGCCTAAATGGATATAACGCAACTCGCTTTGCTCCAG caaaaattttggaaaatatggGGCACTACATTTGCATACACAACACCTTGAAAGCCCACGCTACAGCTTATCACATATACGACGACGAATTCCGAGCAACCCAAAACGGTGAAGTAGGTTTAGTCGCATACTGCAGAGGATGGGTCTCGGGTGACAACGTAACCGACGAAACCATAGAGCAGTATTTCCTATTCAATTGTGGTTGGGTAGTGCATCCGATTTTCGCTGGGGACTATCCGGAAATCATGAAAACTAGAATAGCCAACATCAGTGCGCTCGAAGGTTATCCATTCTCGCGTCTTCCGGAATTTTCGGACGATTGGGTAGAGTACATCAA TGGGACGGCAGATTTCTTCGGTCTTAATTACTACACCTCTCGGTTACCTGTATTCGATTCAGATGAGGACCTTGGTATATACACCATAGACAGTGGTGTAATCGAAAATGTTAACAGCAGTTGGTCAGTTGGAGCTTCGGATTGGTTATAT GTAGTACCAGAGGGATTGGGCAATCTGCTACAAATGATTAGGGATACGTACAGCAACCCGCCGGTATGGATTATGGAAAATGGATATTCCGACGAAGGTGAATCTGACGATTACGATCGAATCAGCTACTATTATGATCACCTCAGCGTAGTACTCTCAGCCATCAACGACGATGGCTGCAACATTGAAGGTTACACGATTTGGTCACTCCTCGACAATTTTGAATGGGCTGATGGTTACAC AAAACTGTTCGGTGTTCACCAAGTGGACTTTGACAGTTCCAACAGAACAAGATCGACCAAgctctccgctacctggtggcAAGACGTACTTAGCACGCGAGAACTTCAGGCGGTTCCAACCGCGAATAGTACTCGCCGTTAG
- the LOC107219510 gene encoding myrosinase 1, protein MKELRRIVICCVIFTKLHECQGANLSFPENFIIGAATASYQIEGAWNVSDKGENVWDWFTHNKPENIADGSTGDVACDSYHKYEEDVQWVKNLGLDFYRFSVSWSRVLPNGFANEVSEDGIQYYKNLTTLLVANGIEPIVTIYHWDHPQILEDLGGWTNELMVEWYTDYARILFEELGPMVKTFITINEPKVYCEQGYNSTTKKAPGKILENMGHYLCVHNTLKAHATAYHLYDDEFRAIQEGQIGIVTPCAGWVPGDNVTEESIERHFQFDCGWIMHPIYVGDYPEIVKTRVAYVSALENYPFSRLPEFSQDWIEYINGTADFFGLNHYTSSMPIFDTAEELGIYTRDSGIIKNTNSSWSAGSSSWLYVLPEGFGNVLRMIRDQYNNPPLYVFENGYSDTGELEDYRRINYYYEYVSEMLTAINDDGCNVVAYTIWSLLDNFEWNAGYTELFGIISVDFNSSNRTRSAKLSTSWWQEVISTRTLQDVPSNGTRR, encoded by the exons ATGAAAGAATTACGGAGAATTGTTATTTGCTGTGTAATATTCACAAA ACTACACGAGTGTCAAGGTGCAAATCTTAGTTTTccggaaaattttatcattggtGCTGCAACCGCATCTTACCAAATAGAAGGGGCCTGGAATGTCAGCG ACAAAGGAGAAAATGTTTGGGATTGGTTCACACACAACAAACCGGAAAACATAGCAGACGGAAGTACGGGAGATGTGGCCTGTGACTCTTATCATAAATACGAAGAAGACGTGCAGTGGGTGAAAAATCTAGGG TTGGATTTCTACCGTTTTTCGGTCAGCTGGTCACGCGTACTTCCAAATGGTTTTGCGAATGAAGTCAGTGAAGATGGAATTCAATACTACAAAAATCTGACCACGTTACTAGTGGCAAACGGTATCGAGCCCATCGTAACAATATATCACTGGGACCATCCTCAGATTCTCGAAGATTTGGGTGGATGGACAAACGAATTAATGGTGGAGTGGTATACCGATTACGCCAGGATTCTTTTCGAAGAATTGGGACCCATGGTGAAAACCTTCATCACAATTAACGAGCCAAAAGTATATTGCGAACAAGGATACAACTCGACTACTAAAAAAGCTCCAG gaaaaatattagaaaatatgGGCCATTACCTGTGCGTTCACAATACTCTGAAAGCTCATGCGACAGCGTATCATCTGTACGATGACGAATTCCGTGCGATTCAAGAAGGCCAAATAGGAATAGTGACGCCCTGTGCCGGTTGGGTGCCAGGGGACAACGTAACCGAAGAATCCATCGAACGACACTTTCAGTTCGATTGCGGTTGGATTATGCACCCCATTTATGTCGGAGACTATCCAGAAATTGTGAAAACGAGAGTGGCCTATGTCAGTGCACTCGAAAATTACCCATTTTCACGTTTACCCGAATTTTCACAGGATTGGATAGAGTACATAAA TGGAACAGCAGACTTCTTTGGTCTCAATCACTACACGTCAAGTATGCCCATATTTGACACAGCCGAAGAGCTTGGCATATATACCAGGGATAGTGGCATAATTAAAAATACCAATTCCAGCTGGTCAGCTGGTAGTTCTTCATGGTTATAC GTATTGCCAGAAGGATTCGGTAATGTTTTGCGTATGATTCGAGACCAGTACAATAATCCACCGTTGTATGTATTTGAAAACGGATATTCCGACACCGGCGAATTGGAAGACTATCGacgaattaattattattacgaaTACGTCAGCGAGATGCTCACAGCCATCAACGATGATGGCTGCAATGTCGTGGCATACACTATTTGGTCCCTTCTTGACAATTTTGAGTGGAATGCTGGCTACAC AGAATTATTCGGCATTATAAGTGTTGATTTCAACAGTTCAAACAGAACAAGATCAGCTAAACTATCTACGTCATGGTGGCAAGAAGTCATCAGTACACGTACACTTCAGGATGTTCCCAGTAACGGTACTAGACGTTAG